The Brassica oleracea var. oleracea cultivar TO1000 chromosome C7, BOL, whole genome shotgun sequence sequence TCAAGAACGGAAGCCTCAATGATACTCTGACCAGTATATGGTAAATAATGAAAGATGATTAAACTTAGCGTATATGCCTCAATGATGTCAGTATATGGTAAATAATGGAAGATGATTAAACTTAAAGTATTTAAATGGAGTTGTTATTCTTTTATATTCTACGTTACTGGAAGGAAATAACATTAATTACTTCGGTTTGACTTGATAAATCGATGCCGTTGAAAACGTTTGCCAAATCTTATATTATCTTTTTTTTTTTTATATTTGGAAGTGAGAGTAATGGAGATGAGCAACTTGTTTCGAAATCATGCATTGACAATCACGTACAAATGCGGAATGTAAGCCTACCTGTCATATATGTTCCTCAAACCTATATATTTGTAATTAGCATAGAATTCTAAATGAATAACTAAGCAGAGTAATCCTGAAGAAGCAAAGTAATAGTGCATAACACATGATTATTAAATCGTAATCATTCTGAGTAGATAAAATGTTGCAAAGAAAGAAAACTCTGAAAAGTCAAACTAAAAGGAAATCATGAGTAAATAATGAAACTGGAAACAAACACTTAAACTGCAATGAACCTTGCAAGTCTAGGAGACGTACGGAAGCTCTAGTTCCGACACTTATGGTGTTTAGCTTCCTCTATCTCATCACTGTCACAAGTCCTCTTACTCTCCTCTGCAGAATCCATACGACTTTTGAATGTTTCCTCCGAAGTCGCAGTAGTGTGGTTTCCTTCCGAGGATATTTTGGCTGGTTGAGTGTCTAGAGGGAGGATCTTGGTCACAGTAAAGGACCGGGTCTTGCCTGATAAATTGTGCTCTGTCACTTTGACACAAAACTTATGTCTTTGGCCAATTGTGCTGATTAGAGCTTCCGGGACAGGCGCCTCATGGTTACCTTCTTGGTTTCCATTACCCTGACATTCAAGTACAACAACGTCAGGTCAATACGCCACAGAACATCGCCGGATGAAAATTTACCTCAAAATAGCTTCTAACTAATTCTGATGCGGGCTTCCCAGTCAACTCACGACCAGCATCACCAAGTAGTACAAAAAAAGCTTGCTCATTGTTGTCATAAACAGATATCTTTGAACGGTACCTGTTATGAAAGAATTAGAAGCTAATACCAATAAAGCGTAATTGGAAATTCAGGTGAGAGTTCTTACTGCGCAACACCATCTACGTTAACTTTCCCACACTTGTTGTTTGTACAAATCAACGAAGTTGGGCCTTTGGTAACCTTAGTATGGCACCCACTGCATGCAATGTAGTACCAAGCAGAGCCATGCACGACGTCATCGATCATAGCCGTGCACTCAAAAAAGGCATCCTGCGAGAGTGTATAACCATATAAGCTTTTCTTAGTGATTAGAGATATTTAGATTGAGTTTTACCTTTGCAGATTCCCGCTTGATGTAGGAGAATATTTCCCCTATAGTCATTGTCTCACGTTTAGTTACCACCTCTGCATTAACCTGCTCAACAATAGCTGGATTAGAGCCCAACCTGAGACAGAGTAGAAATCATTGATTCAGTCAGTCACTGCAATGAGGTAACGCGGGCACTTCATTTAGGCAAAGAGCAAATGCAAAACACATGAATACTTACCAGCCGAAGTAATCTATGGTAGGTTGGACATCGTAGTCCATAAATACACGCGAGGAGGACATTGGGGTCAAGGCAAGAGTACCTATTGTATCAAGAAAAACCCATTAAAGAACACAAACTGCAGATATGCAACTGTAAGAAACCTATATTAAAGATAGAAATCTGAACCTCCGAGAGTCTTTGTGCTAACGGTCGTGACCAGTAACACGGTGGGTGTGTTTTCGTACGACTTAAACTTTTTGCAGAAGTCTCTTGCAGCCTGGTCCCAAAGGTAGAGCTTCATCACAGGTCCACTGCAAAAAAAAATGATATTGAATGGTTAAGAGGAATAAAGAGAAGTGGTGTTTAAGAAACAATGAAAACCTACTCATGTGACTGGATATGAATCAGAAGACGCCTCGCCTTTGCTATCTCCACTTCGTCAAGAACGGGGGCCTCAATGATACTCTGACCATTAACCAACTTCATGTGGCCAACAACATCTATTCCATTATTCATCAAGAGTGTAAGTAAGATGACCCCAAATAAATAGTTTAATATTTCGTGACCACATAAAATCTAGAAACACATAGTCTTAAAGTACTCAGCGGATCCAATTTATACTATGCTACGTTATGATGATCAATAAAATCTAAGAGCCGAGAGTAGTAAGTTCTGATACCTAACGTTACAAAACGAACAAATGAATTTCATTTATCGGAGTGTGCTTCATTCAAGACTGACTTCAGAGAATGACTAAGACAAACCAAAACTCTTAAAACCTTAACTTCACTGATCCACATATGCCTCTTGAAACAGTTAATTCAGAGAATGATTATGAAAAACCCAAAACATTGATTCAGTTAAGTCGAGTTTTCTGTATCTAAGCAGCAGCAAAGTCTAGATACTACATTTAATCATCAAGCAATGCAATTAAGAAATCATGTGGATCTCCTTTGAGATCAGAGTTAGCTCGAAATTCTTCATACGAATGAAACCGGAAACTGTCTTCATCAAAAGGGGTGCGACAGTCTTGAAGAACCGACAGGTCTGAGTTCCATGAGAACGACACGGTCGTGGTATGATCAGCAACCCGAAACACAGATTTGTTTCTGGATCCATAGAAGTTGTTGAGTTTGTAAACAGATCCTCGCTTCATTTCAGGCAAGTATTTTTCAGTATGTCCTGGGGAAATGAATCCTTGAATAACAGTTCCCTGCGAAGAAAAACATAAGCAAAACAAAAATAAGTAATTGAAGAACGTCTTGAGATAAATAATTGGGAACAAATATATAAACGCTTATGATGATTAGGTCTAACTTATTTCGAAAAGTTATACTGGAAATTATATAAAGTCGCAAGAAAACATAATCATCAATCAAGTAATTTAGGAAAAAAAGTAACCGTCTTTGTGAACTTCTAAAGAAACAATGACTTATACTTATTTCATAAAGTTTACTGGAAATCATATAAAGTCGGAAGAAAACATATTCATCAATCAAGTAGAACAATCTAGTCGTCAAATATACATATTCATCAATCAAGTAGAACAATCTAGTCCGAGCCAAAGTTCGGTCGCTACGAAGCGACCGAGCTCGAGCCAAAGCTCGGTCGCTACATAGCGACCGAGCGATCGTCCCGCTCGGTCGCTACGAAGCAACCGAGCTCGAGCCAAAGCCTGGTCGCTACGTAGCGACCGAGCTCGAGCCAAAGCTCGGTCGCTACATAGCGACCGAGCGATCGTCCCGCTCGGTCGCTACGAAGCAACCGAGCTCGAGCCAAAGCCTGGTCGCTACGTAGCGACCGAGCTCGAGCCAAAGCTCGGTCGCTACGTAGCGACCAAGCGCTCGTCCCGCTCGGTCGCCACCGTCCCGCTCGGTGCTCGGTCGCTACGTAGCGACCAAGCTNNNNNNNNNNNNNNNNNNNNNNNNNNNNNNNNNNNNNNNNNNNNNNNNNNNNNNNNNNNNNNNNNNNNNNNNNNNNNNNNNNNNNNNNNNNNNNNNNNNNNNNNNNNNNNNNNNNNNNNNNNNNNNNNNNNNNNNNNNNNNNNNNNNNNNNNNNNNNNNNNNNNNNNNNNNNNNNNNNNNNNNNNNNNNNNNNNNNNNNNNNNNNNNNNNNNNNNNNNNNNNNNNNNNNNNNNNNNNNNNNNNNNNNNNNNNNNNNNNNNNNNNNNNNNNNNNNNNNNNNNNNNNNNNNNNNNNNNNNNNNNNNNNNNNNNNNNNNNNNNNNNNNNNNNNNNNNNNNNNNNNNNNNNNNNNNNNNNNNNNNNNNNNNNNNNNNNNNNNNNNNNNNNNNNNNNNNNNNNNNNNNNNNNNNNNNNNNNNNNNNNNNNNNNNNNNNNNNNNNNNNNNNNNNNNNNNNNNNNNNNNNNNNNNNNNNNNNNNNNNNNNNNNNNNNNNNNNNNNNNNNNNNNNNNNNNNNNNNNNNNNNNNNNNNNNNNNNNNNNNNNNNNNNNNNNNNNNNNNNNNNNNNNNNNNNNNNNNNNNNNNNNNNNNNNNNNNNNNNNNNNNNNNNNNNNNNNNNNNNNNNNNNNNNNNNNNNNNNNNNNNNNNNNNNNNNNNNNNNNNNNNNNNNNNNNNNNNNNNNNNNNNNNNNNNNNNNNNNNNNNNNNNNNNNNNNNNNNNNNNNNNNNNNNNNNNNNNNNNNNNNNNNNNNNNNNNNNNNNNNNNNNNNNNNNNNNNNNNNNNNNNNNNNNNNNNNNNNNNNNNNNNNNNNNNNNNNNNNNNNNNNNNNNNNNNNNNNNNNNNNNNNNNNNNNNNNNNNNNNNNNNNNNNNNNNNNNNNNNNNNNNNNNNNNNNNNNNNNNNNNNNNNNNNNNNNNNNNNNNNNNNNNNNNNNNNNNNNNNNNNNNNNNNNNNNNNNNNNNNNNNNNNNNNNNNNNNNNNNNNNNNNNNNNNNNNNNNNNNNN is a genomic window containing:
- the LOC106302430 gene encoding uncharacterized protein LOC106302430, coding for MNNGIDVVGHMKLVNGQSIIEAPVLDEVEIAKARRLLIHIQSHDGPVMKLYLWDQAARDFCKKFKSYENTPTVLLVTTVSTKTLGGTLALTPMSSSRVFMDYDVQPTIDYFGWLGSNPAIVEQVNAEVVTKRETMTIGEIFSYIKRESAKDAFFECTAMIDDVVHGSAWYYIACSGCHTKVTKGPTSLICTNNKCGKVNVDGVAQYRSKISVYDNNEQAFFVLLGDAGRELTGKPASELVRSYFEGNGNQEGNHEAPVPEALISTIGQRHKFCVKVTEHNLSGKTRSFTVTKILPLDTQPAKISSEGNHTTATSEETFKSRMDSAEESKRTCDSDEIEEAKHHKCRN